The Clostridioides sp. ES-S-0010-02 genome window below encodes:
- a CDS encoding membrane biogenesis protein, with product MDNKGILSVFKNKKPIIAMIHLKGDTSDDIFERAKKEISILEANGVDGIMLENYYGNYYDLERILEYVSKSNLSIPYGVNCLNVDTMGFELATRYNASYVQVDSVVGHVKPRDEATLEEFFKLHRSKCQAYLIGGVRFKYQPVLSENTVEEDLKIGMTRCDAIAVTENATGQETSMEKIELFRKNVGDFPLVIAAGVTLENAKKQLEIGDMAIIGSYFKDNYQDFGDVSAEHVKTFMDEIKKIREEL from the coding sequence ATGGACAATAAGGGAATATTATCAGTTTTTAAAAACAAAAAGCCAATTATAGCAATGATACACCTAAAGGGAGATACTTCAGATGATATTTTTGAAAGAGCTAAAAAAGAAATTAGTATCTTAGAAGCAAATGGTGTAGATGGAATAATGTTAGAAAATTACTATGGCAATTACTATGATTTAGAAAGAATACTTGAATATGTATCTAAATCTAATTTGTCAATACCATATGGAGTAAATTGCTTAAATGTTGATACTATGGGATTTGAACTAGCAACAAGATATAATGCAAGCTATGTACAAGTTGACTCTGTAGTAGGTCATGTCAAACCTAGAGATGAGGCTACTTTAGAAGAATTTTTCAAATTACACCGCTCAAAATGTCAAGCTTATTTAATTGGAGGGGTACGTTTTAAGTATCAACCAGTTTTATCAGAAAATACTGTTGAAGAAGATTTAAAGATAGGAATGACAAGATGTGATGCTATAGCAGTTACAGAAAATGCTACAGGGCAAGAAACATCAATGGAAAAAATAGAATTATTCCGCAAAAATGTAGGAGATTTCCCTTTAGTTATTGCAGCTGGAGTTACATTAGAAAATGCAAAAAAGCAGCTTGAGATAGGGGATATGGCAATAATAGGAAGTTACTTCAAAGATAATTACCAAGACTTTGGAGATGTTAGTGCAGAACATGTAAAAACATTTATGGATGAAATAAAAAAAATTAGGGAGGAATTATAA
- a CDS encoding PTS sugar transporter subunit IIB — protein MIKLVRVDHRLIHGQVAFTWTKFLNTDCILIASDELLKDDLRMAGLKMAKPSNVKLVMKSIADSIKALNSGVTDKYNLLILCESVEDVYRLSKEVKSIKSINLGGTKSDDNRENISKAVHVSKDDINMIKELDSEGVNVFVQLVPDDDATNVMKLI, from the coding sequence ATGATTAAATTAGTAAGGGTAGACCACAGACTTATACATGGACAAGTAGCATTTACATGGACAAAGTTTTTAAATACAGATTGTATATTAATAGCAAGTGATGAACTATTAAAGGATGATTTAAGAATGGCAGGGCTTAAAATGGCTAAGCCATCTAATGTCAAACTTGTAATGAAAAGTATCGCAGATTCTATAAAAGCACTTAATTCAGGTGTAACTGATAAATACAATCTTTTGATACTTTGTGAATCTGTAGAAGATGTTTATAGACTATCTAAAGAAGTTAAATCTATTAAATCAATAAACCTTGGTGGAACAAAATCAGATGATAATCGTGAAAATATATCTAAAGCAGTTCATGTATCAAAGGATGATATAAACATGATTAAAGAATTAGATTCAGAAGGTGTAAATGTATTCGTACAATTAGTTCCTGATGATGATGCTACAAATGTAATGAAACTAATATAA
- a CDS encoding PTS sugar transporter subunit IIC — protein MEFTQVILITLIAFFAYMHCFVGSTMHNRPIVVAPLVGLALGDLRTGIIIGSTLELVFMGAFPVGASNPPDFVSGSIIATAFVILTGQDVSAAVVLAVPIATLVLLIDNFLMTVVLTWGAHLADRYAEDGNIEGVERIQLLFGIGNKLILAIIVGTGFSLGVPVIEKILSFIPSYVIHGMDVAAGVIPAIGFAMLARMMLNKKTIAFLLLGFIMVAYLKITVTGVALFGLAVALIYVNFLGEKEVVVDDNEF, from the coding sequence ATGGAATTTACACAAGTTATTCTAATAACTCTAATTGCATTCTTTGCATATATGCATTGTTTTGTAGGTTCTACAATGCATAATAGACCTATAGTTGTTGCACCACTTGTTGGTTTAGCACTAGGAGATTTACGTACAGGTATAATAATAGGGTCAACATTAGAACTAGTATTTATGGGTGCATTCCCAGTTGGAGCAAGTAATCCTCCTGACTTTGTATCTGGTTCTATTATTGCTACAGCATTTGTAATATTAACTGGTCAAGATGTATCAGCAGCAGTTGTACTTGCAGTTCCTATAGCAACTTTAGTATTACTTATAGACAACTTCTTAATGACAGTAGTACTTACATGGGGAGCTCATCTTGCTGACCGTTATGCAGAAGATGGTAACATTGAAGGCGTAGAACGTATACAATTATTATTTGGTATAGGCAATAAATTAATACTAGCAATAATAGTAGGTACAGGATTCTCATTAGGTGTTCCAGTAATAGAAAAAATACTTTCATTTATACCATCATATGTAATTCATGGTATGGATGTTGCAGCAGGCGTGATACCAGCAATAGGTTTTGCCATGTTAGCTAGAATGATGCTTAATAAGAAAACGATAGCATTCTTATTATTAGGTTTTATAATGGTTGCTTATTTAAAAATAACAGTAACAGGAGTTGCATTATTTGGATTAGCAGTAGCTTTAATATATGTTAACTTTTTAGGAGAAAAGGAGGTAGTAGTAGATGACAACGAATTCTAA
- a CDS encoding PTS system mannose/fructose/sorbose family transporter subunit IID: MTTNSKKLETISPDSKITRKDFWKCFRRSLTLDSSWNYERMQNIAYAYTMAPIIRRLYKNDKEKKSQALKRHLEFMSVTPHISTLLVGISGAMEEENAKNEEFDAKSINAVKSSLMGPVSGIGDSFFWGTLKLIAAGVGIALASQGNIMGPILFLLIINIPHFIIRYICLDKGFKYGTQFFKDVSGSNIVSKVMEAASMLGLMVIGGMTASNVILKLSVNVGSGEWAEPIQTYLDQIMPCMLPAMIFGIMYWLLGKKVKTTTILISVMIICIILAAIGVV, from the coding sequence ATGACAACGAATTCTAAGAAATTAGAAACAATTTCGCCAGATAGCAAAATAACAAGAAAAGACTTTTGGAAATGTTTTAGAAGGTCTTTAACATTAGATTCATCTTGGAACTACGAACGTATGCAAAACATAGCATATGCATATACGATGGCACCAATAATCCGTAGATTATATAAAAATGATAAAGAAAAAAAATCTCAAGCTTTAAAAAGACATCTTGAATTTATGTCAGTTACACCTCATATAAGTACTCTTTTAGTTGGTATATCTGGAGCTATGGAAGAAGAAAATGCAAAAAATGAAGAATTTGATGCAAAGAGTATAAATGCTGTTAAGTCAAGTTTAATGGGTCCAGTTTCTGGAATAGGAGATTCATTTTTCTGGGGAACATTAAAGCTTATAGCAGCTGGAGTTGGTATAGCTTTAGCTTCTCAGGGGAATATAATGGGTCCAATTTTATTCCTTCTAATAATAAATATTCCTCACTTTATTATTCGTTATATATGTTTAGATAAAGGATTTAAGTATGGAACTCAATTTTTTAAAGATGTAAGTGGTTCAAATATAGTCTCAAAAGTTATGGAAGCAGCATCAATGCTAGGACTTATGGTAATTGGAGGGATGACCGCCTCTAATGTAATACTAAAACTTAGTGTTAATGTAGGGAGTGGAGAATGGGCAGAGCCTATTCAAACTTACTTAGACCAAATAATGCCATGTATGCTTCCAGCTATGATATTTGGAATTATGTATTGGTTATTAGGAAAAAAAGTCAAGACAACTACGATATTAATTTCAGTTATGATTATTTGTATAATATTAGCTGCAATTGGGGTAGTATAA
- a CDS encoding cytosine permease: MQEREELVLNPVPKEERVGWLAPLFNMLGSNIAISELMVGGTLILGMTLSNMIITSIIGNLILVAIIMIQGYIGCKEGLNTYVLAKGAFGEIGGKYLISLLLGITSFGWFGVQAGVAGLSVQKIFPSVNLTLVTVILGLLMVVFALYGFKAMAKFNYLVIPPLIILMAWGVFKAFSTYGVEAIYNYTPQTTMSMVEGLNMVVGLIIVGAIISPDQLRYTRGVKDIWIIGFLGLGIISLFQQVAAGVMSMGAPTWDITEVLANLGFGWIAFVILILASWSTNVSNAYSGGLALKTIFPNVKRNVLTLVAGLIGTTIAATGIIFKFQSFLSFLGIAVPAIAGIMWCEYYFIQGRTYKHREGINWIAVISWLIGFAASYYTSKISFLIPPINGIVVSMILYYILMKCFGSKDK; encoded by the coding sequence TTGCAAGAGAGAGAAGAATTAGTTTTAAATCCAGTTCCAAAAGAGGAAAGAGTTGGATGGTTAGCTCCATTATTTAATATGCTTGGCTCTAATATAGCCATATCAGAATTAATGGTTGGAGGAACCTTAATTTTAGGAATGACTCTTTCCAATATGATTATTACATCAATTATAGGGAACTTAATATTAGTCGCAATTATTATGATACAAGGTTATATTGGTTGTAAAGAAGGGTTAAATACATATGTATTAGCTAAGGGGGCATTTGGAGAGATAGGTGGAAAATATCTAATATCTCTATTGCTTGGAATAACTAGCTTTGGTTGGTTTGGTGTACAAGCAGGAGTTGCGGGATTATCAGTACAAAAAATATTTCCAAGTGTAAACTTAACTCTAGTCACAGTTATACTTGGATTATTAATGGTAGTTTTCGCTTTGTATGGTTTTAAGGCAATGGCTAAGTTTAATTACTTAGTTATACCACCACTTATAATATTAATGGCTTGGGGAGTTTTTAAAGCTTTTTCTACTTATGGAGTTGAAGCTATCTACAATTACACTCCTCAAACAACAATGAGCATGGTTGAAGGATTAAATATGGTTGTTGGTCTTATCATAGTCGGTGCGATTATATCACCTGACCAATTAAGATATACAAGGGGAGTAAAAGATATTTGGATAATTGGTTTTTTAGGATTAGGTATTATTTCATTGTTCCAACAAGTTGCAGCAGGTGTAATGTCTATGGGTGCTCCTACTTGGGATATAACAGAAGTATTGGCTAATTTAGGATTTGGATGGATAGCATTTGTTATTTTAATACTTGCATCTTGGTCAACCAATGTATCAAATGCCTATTCTGGTGGATTGGCACTAAAAACTATTTTTCCAAATGTAAAGAGAAATGTATTAACTTTAGTTGCAGGTCTAATAGGTACAACAATAGCAGCTACTGGTATAATATTCAAATTCCAATCGTTCTTATCTTTCTTAGGAATAGCAGTTCCAGCTATAGCAGGAATTATGTGGTGTGAATATTATTTTATACAAGGAAGAACTTATAAACACAGAGAAGGAATAAATTGGATTGCAGTAATAAGTTGGTTAATTGGTTTTGCAGCATCATATTATACTTCAAAAATAAGTTTCTTAATACCACCAATAAATGGAATTGTAGTAAGTATGATTCTTTATTATATACTAATGAAATGTTTTGGAAGTAAGGATAAATAA
- a CDS encoding carbon-nitrogen hydrolase: MSRKVKIGIIQQHSVLGDVKKNIEKAVEMIDDLGNQGADIICLPELFATGYNLEYLGGIKTLDLIREHNKYIEESMSEAAKRNNVYLISPYGTLEKDSTHVFNSAVIFDRQGNMMGEYCKNHLWSLEAVYFKAGEKVDVYDADFGKFGVMICYDAGFPEVARELTLKGSEIIFIPSAWRIQDEDMWDLNVSQRALENTVYTVGVNLVSNDPNLILFGKSKICNPRGTIISQLDTYREKYILAEIDLDEIEKYRNDIPYLKDRKNSYNI, encoded by the coding sequence ATGAGTCGTAAAGTGAAAATAGGTATAATTCAACAGCATAGTGTACTTGGAGATGTTAAAAAAAATATAGAAAAAGCAGTAGAGATGATAGATGATTTGGGAAATCAAGGTGCAGATATTATTTGTTTGCCAGAATTATTTGCTACAGGATATAACTTAGAATATTTAGGTGGAATTAAAACATTAGACCTAATAAGAGAACATAACAAATACATAGAAGAATCAATGTCAGAAGCAGCTAAAAGAAATAATGTATACCTAATATCTCCATATGGAACTTTAGAAAAGGACTCTACACATGTTTTCAACTCAGCTGTTATATTCGATAGACAAGGTAATATGATGGGAGAATACTGTAAAAATCACCTATGGTCATTAGAAGCAGTATACTTTAAAGCAGGGGAAAAAGTAGATGTATATGATGCTGATTTTGGTAAATTTGGTGTAATGATATGCTATGATGCAGGATTCCCAGAAGTGGCTAGAGAGTTGACATTAAAAGGCTCTGAAATAATATTTATACCTTCTGCATGGAGAATACAAGATGAAGATATGTGGGATTTAAACGTATCTCAAAGAGCTTTAGAAAATACTGTGTATACAGTAGGAGTAAATTTAGTAAGTAATGACCCTAATTTGATACTGTTTGGAAAGAGTAAAATATGCAATCCTAGAGGAACTATAATAAGTCAATTAGATACATATAGAGAAAAATATATATTAGCAGAGATTGACCTAGATGAAATAGAAAAATATAGGAACGATATTCCATACTTAAAAGACAGAAAAAATAGTTACAATATATAA
- a CDS encoding LysR family transcriptional regulator, with amino-acid sequence MDLLHLKYFQTVARMEHITKASQKLNIAQPALSKTISSLEKELGVQLFDRKGRYIVLNEYGRLFLKRVDSILDLVEMSKKELQDISLENSGEVKILATAAANVLPPLLSNFRKLYPNITFNVSHTLPSSYKKSDFDLYISSSFTKLNSENNITLTCEEILLGVSINHSLSLKDEVYLNEVSDENFIVITKGENYREIIDILCESANFKPKIAFESDSPYTIYALIKSLQGVGFICGKSWGLSRDPEIKLLHIKDIEFKRYLNLSWFSENYASKAVLLFKDFLINYFKNL; translated from the coding sequence ATGGATTTATTGCATCTTAAGTATTTTCAAACTGTCGCTAGAATGGAACACATAACAAAAGCATCACAAAAACTAAATATAGCACAACCAGCTTTAAGTAAAACCATATCTTCTTTAGAAAAAGAACTTGGAGTTCAGTTGTTTGATAGAAAAGGAAGATATATTGTACTAAATGAGTATGGTAGATTATTTCTAAAAAGGGTGGATAGTATTTTAGATTTAGTAGAAATGTCAAAAAAAGAATTACAAGATATTTCCTTAGAAAACTCTGGTGAAGTAAAAATATTAGCTACAGCAGCTGCTAATGTATTACCGCCACTTTTGAGCAACTTTAGAAAACTATATCCTAATATTACCTTTAATGTTTCACATACTCTACCATCGTCTTATAAGAAAAGTGATTTTGATTTGTATATATCTTCTTCATTTACAAAATTAAACTCAGAAAATAATATAACATTAACCTGTGAGGAAATATTATTAGGAGTTTCAATAAACCACTCTCTATCTTTAAAAGATGAGGTTTATCTAAATGAAGTTTCAGATGAAAATTTTATAGTTATAACTAAAGGTGAGAATTACAGAGAAATAATAGATATATTATGTGAATCAGCTAATTTCAAGCCCAAAATAGCCTTTGAATCCGATTCTCCATATACAATCTATGCTCTTATAAAATCACTTCAAGGAGTTGGATTTATATGTGGAAAATCATGGGGCTTATCTCGAGACCCTGAAATTAAACTATTACATATAAAAGATATTGAATTTAAAAGATATTTAAATCTTTCATGGTTTAGTGAGAATTATGCATCTAAAGCAGTCTTATTATTCAAAGACTTTCTTATAAACTATTTCAAAAACCTTTAA
- a CDS encoding DUF917 family protein yields MKLTKEILEYALIGGTILGGGGGGAKESGREMGEYALQHGFPNLISIDELHDDAIVLNVSAVGAPAAPLKYADNDDYINTVKIFIDKLGLDIQGIITNENGGCATINGWLQSSVLKIPLIDAPCNGRAHPTGLMGSLGLHRDKTYKSYQAVSGGNPELDNHIEGFVEGSLNKTAGLVRQCAVAAEGLVAVARNPVKASVVKENAAIGGISHAIDLGREFYLGLEISKDKAINNVVEFLNGDVVSEGTIEILELETIGGFDVGKLIVNGYEVTFWNEYMTIEKENNRIATFPDLIMTFDKNTGMPVTSAEIREGQEIVLIKTSKENLKLSITMTQEELLKDIEDILNKKIIGVN; encoded by the coding sequence ATGAAATTAACTAAGGAAATATTAGAATATGCTTTAATAGGAGGTACAATTTTAGGTGGAGGAGGTGGTGGTGCAAAGGAAAGTGGAAGAGAGATGGGGGAATATGCCTTACAACATGGATTTCCAAATCTAATAAGTATAGATGAATTACATGATGATGCAATTGTCTTAAATGTATCAGCAGTAGGAGCTCCAGCAGCACCACTCAAGTATGCTGATAATGATGATTATATAAATACAGTCAAGATATTTATTGATAAACTAGGATTAGATATACAAGGTATTATTACAAATGAAAATGGAGGATGTGCAACAATAAATGGATGGCTTCAGTCTTCTGTACTTAAAATACCACTAATAGATGCACCTTGCAATGGTAGAGCCCATCCAACAGGCCTGATGGGGAGCCTTGGATTACATAGAGATAAAACATATAAGTCTTATCAAGCTGTGTCTGGTGGAAATCCAGAACTTGATAATCATATAGAGGGATTTGTAGAGGGTTCTTTAAATAAGACAGCAGGACTTGTTAGACAGTGTGCTGTAGCAGCAGAAGGTTTAGTTGCTGTAGCTAGAAATCCTGTAAAAGCATCTGTTGTAAAAGAAAATGCTGCTATAGGAGGTATAAGCCATGCAATAGATTTGGGTAGAGAGTTTTACTTAGGTTTAGAAATATCAAAAGATAAAGCAATAAACAACGTTGTCGAATTTTTGAATGGAGATGTAGTTTCAGAAGGAACAATAGAAATTTTAGAGTTAGAAACTATAGGTGGATTTGATGTAGGTAAATTGATTGTAAATGGTTATGAGGTAACTTTTTGGAATGAATATATGACAATAGAAAAAGAGAATAATAGAATAGCAACATTTCCAGACTTAATTATGACTTTTGATAAAAACACAGGCATGCCTGTTACATCAGCAGAAATCAGAGAAGGGCAAGAGATAGTTTTAATAAAAACTTCTAAAGAAAATTTAAAACTTTCAATAACAATGACACAAGAAGAATTATTAAAAGATATAGAAGATATATTAAATAAAAAAATAATTGGAGTTAATTAG
- a CDS encoding DUF1177 domain-containing protein, with product MMLKQVLEVYDIIDSAEVDGECVKKYLESYGGKNILVKTLGTEKGSTDLVKLTIPGKNGKSSGGTAKTLGVLGRLGGIGARPEMMGMVSDADGALVAIAVGAKLLDMQNKGDFIDGDVIVSTHICPDAPTKEHKPVPFMDSPIDMRTMNENEVDLSCDAILSIDTTKGNRVINTRGFAISPTIKEGYILKTSNDLLDIMQTTTGRLPYVFPVSIQDITPYGNGLYHINSILQPAVATKAPVVGVAITTETTVAGCATGASNYSDLESAGRFVVEVAKHYCGGNCEFYDEHEWNILMNRYGSLDKFQTFGEE from the coding sequence ATGATGTTAAAACAAGTTTTGGAAGTTTATGATATTATTGATAGCGCAGAAGTAGATGGAGAATGTGTAAAAAAATATTTGGAAAGCTATGGTGGGAAGAATATATTAGTAAAAACTTTAGGTACAGAAAAAGGGTCTACTGACTTAGTAAAGCTTACAATACCAGGAAAAAATGGAAAATCATCAGGAGGAACAGCTAAGACATTAGGTGTTTTAGGAAGACTAGGAGGAATTGGAGCAAGACCAGAAATGATGGGTATGGTTTCTGACGCTGATGGAGCTTTAGTAGCAATAGCAGTAGGAGCAAAATTATTGGACATGCAGAATAAGGGAGATTTTATTGATGGAGATGTAATAGTTTCAACTCACATATGTCCAGATGCACCTACTAAAGAACATAAACCAGTTCCATTTATGGATTCTCCAATTGATATGAGAACTATGAATGAAAATGAAGTTGATTTAAGCTGTGATGCTATATTATCAATAGATACAACTAAAGGGAATAGAGTTATAAATACAAGAGGTTTTGCTATATCTCCCACAATAAAAGAAGGGTATATTCTAAAAACAAGTAATGATTTATTAGACATAATGCAGACTACTACAGGAAGACTTCCTTACGTATTTCCAGTGTCAATACAAGATATAACTCCATATGGAAATGGTTTATACCATATAAATAGTATTCTTCAGCCTGCTGTAGCTACAAAAGCACCTGTAGTAGGAGTTGCTATAACAACTGAGACAACAGTTGCTGGATGTGCAACTGGAGCAAGTAATTATTCTGATTTAGAGAGTGCAGGAAGATTTGTTGTTGAAGTAGCAAAACACTATTGTGGTGGAAATTGTGAGTTTTATGATGAACATGAATGGAATATTTTAATGAATAGATATGGAAGCTTAGATAAGTTTCAAACTTTTGGAGAAGAATAA
- a CDS encoding cell wall-binding repeat-containing protein → MKSTKSISSVLCLSLVLSLSSISYANEVGRTATENTLIGKDRYQTAIEVSKEGWSSTNEAVIVNSESIVDALSVTPFAKLKNAPILLTEKNNLNLQTKKELERLGVKKVYIIGLSGSVSDNVEKQLESNNLTVDRIGGSDRHQTALNIAKKIEGLKDISEIAVINGYTGLADAVSIASVAATNGMVILPVSDASGVSSFKDFIASKNISKSYIIGSTNAVSDKIKQSLPNSERIGGADRNETNGKVIEKFYTSNDLDNVFVAKDGMKKQNQLIDALAVGVLASKENSPVLIVGDKLSATQKSIFTNKKATAITQVGSGGNENAFAELKDLQGSSTGKKVMYVANTDKVNVRSDATIEASVVGYLNNGDEVEVLEVLKTGWVKIKYNDDIGYVSGSYLTSNKPNNSSENVKIKYVKEKDGLNVRKGPSTEDEKIGQLPYGSKVETVEMFATGWVKIKYNSGYGYVSNDYLSDTPVI, encoded by the coding sequence ATGAAATCAACAAAATCAATATCATCAGTATTGTGTTTATCTCTAGTTTTAAGCTTATCATCAATATCATATGCAAATGAAGTGGGTAGAACGGCAACAGAAAATACTTTAATAGGTAAAGATAGATATCAAACAGCTATTGAAGTAAGTAAAGAGGGTTGGAGTAGCACAAATGAAGCTGTAATAGTGAATAGTGAATCTATTGTAGATGCATTATCTGTTACACCATTTGCTAAATTAAAGAACGCTCCAATACTACTTACAGAAAAAAATAATTTAAATTTACAAACAAAGAAAGAATTAGAAAGATTAGGTGTTAAAAAAGTTTATATAATTGGACTATCTGGTTCTGTATCAGATAATGTAGAAAAACAACTAGAATCTAATAACTTAACAGTTGATAGAATTGGTGGTAGTGACAGACATCAGACAGCTTTAAACATAGCTAAAAAGATAGAAGGTTTAAAAGACATATCAGAAATAGCTGTGATAAATGGATATACAGGTCTTGCAGATGCAGTTAGTATAGCTTCTGTAGCTGCTACTAATGGTATGGTTATACTTCCGGTTTCTGATGCATCTGGAGTGTCTAGTTTTAAGGATTTTATAGCTTCTAAAAATATAAGTAAGTCATACATAATAGGCTCTACTAATGCTGTATCAGATAAAATAAAACAAAGTCTACCAAATTCAGAAAGAATAGGTGGAGCAGATAGAAATGAAACAAATGGAAAGGTAATAGAAAAATTTTATACATCAAATGACTTAGATAATGTATTTGTAGCTAAAGATGGAATGAAAAAACAAAATCAACTTATAGATGCTCTAGCAGTAGGTGTATTGGCATCAAAAGAAAATTCTCCAGTACTTATAGTAGGAGATAAATTGAGTGCAACTCAAAAGAGTATATTTACAAATAAAAAGGCGACTGCTATAACTCAAGTTGGTAGTGGTGGAAATGAAAATGCATTTGCAGAACTAAAAGATTTACAAGGGAGTAGTACTGGTAAGAAAGTAATGTATGTAGCTAATACAGATAAAGTAAATGTAAGAAGTGATGCTACAATAGAAGCTTCTGTAGTGGGTTATCTAAACAATGGTGATGAAGTAGAAGTTTTAGAAGTACTAAAAACGGGATGGGTTAAGATAAAATACAATGACGATATTGGATATGTCAGTGGATCTTATCTAACAAGTAATAAACCTAATAACAGCAGTGAGAATGTTAAGATAAAATATGTAAAAGAAAAAGATGGTCTAAATGTTAGAAAAGGACCAAGTACGGAAGATGAAAAAATAGGACAACTTCCATATGGAAGTAAGGTAGAAACTGTAGAAATGTTTGCTACTGGATGGGTAAAAATAAAATACAATAGTGGATATGGTTATGTAAGTAATGATTACCTATCTGATACACCAGTTATCTAA
- a CDS encoding metal-sensitive transcriptional regulator, with protein MEERKLAPNNEREALIKRLKRIEGQVKGIQKMVEEERYCVDILVQISAIRSAINRVGTIILENHIKGCVAESIKHDDSEKTEEMIKELMDTINKFTK; from the coding sequence ATGGAAGAAAGAAAATTAGCACCAAACAATGAGCGAGAAGCTCTTATAAAAAGATTAAAAAGAATAGAGGGTCAAGTTAAAGGGATACAAAAGATGGTAGAAGAGGAACGTTATTGTGTTGATATATTAGTTCAAATATCTGCTATAAGGTCTGCTATAAATAGAGTGGGTACAATTATTTTGGAAAATCATATAAAAGGATGTGTAGCAGAAAGTATCAAACATGATGATAGTGAAAAAACTGAAGAGATGATAAAAGAACTTATGGATACCATAAATAAATTTACAAAATAA
- a CDS encoding SoxR reducing system RseC family protein, giving the protein MNQQGFIMEIVDDRTAKLKMQRHSACAACGKCATADSSESKEILVEVDNTIGAKVGDHVEVSMDNMNVLKAAVMAYIIPLVALLVGTIGTYYILGAIGMTSGVEAISGLVGICLTIICYLYLKKNDKKFRDSREFIPVITRILIDL; this is encoded by the coding sequence ATGAATCAACAAGGATTTATTATGGAGATTGTTGATGATAGAACTGCAAAATTAAAAATGCAAAGACACTCAGCTTGTGCTGCTTGTGGAAAATGTGCTACTGCTGACTCATCAGAGTCAAAAGAGATATTAGTAGAGGTAGACAATACAATTGGTGCGAAGGTTGGTGACCATGTAGAAGTAAGTATGGATAACATGAATGTATTAAAAGCAGCTGTGATGGCTTATATAATACCTCTTGTAGCACTTCTTGTTGGAACAATAGGAACATACTATATATTGGGAGCAATTGGCATGACATCTGGCGTTGAAGCGATAAGTGGATTAGTTGGGATTTGTCTTACAATAATTTGTTATTTGTATTTAAAGAAGAATGATAAAAAATTTAGAGATAGTAGAGAATTTATACCAGTAATCACAAGAATCTTAATTGACCTTTAA
- a CDS encoding threonine/serine exporter family protein — protein sequence MTDMSMILHFLFSGIATAGFAVFFNAPLYLLLPAGITGGVGWIVYVYLFNFTTNSIFAGFIAAALVSACSEILARKLKQPAIVFVIPGILPLIPGIGLYNTMLSLIQKNYDLAMSKGTDALFLSAAISLGVLVVTSFVRTLNLLKIRKNFIPQRKSK from the coding sequence ATGACTGATATGTCAATGATTTTACATTTTTTATTTTCAGGCATTGCAACTGCTGGATTTGCTGTTTTTTTTAATGCACCACTTTATCTACTTCTTCCAGCTGGAATAACTGGTGGAGTTGGTTGGATTGTGTATGTATATTTATTTAATTTCACTACAAACTCAATTTTTGCGGGCTTTATAGCTGCCGCTTTGGTTTCAGCATGTAGTGAGATATTGGCTAGAAAACTAAAGCAACCAGCTATTGTATTTGTAATTCCAGGTATTCTTCCTCTGATACCAGGAATTGGATTATACAATACAATGTTATCTTTAATTCAAAAAAATTATGATTTAGCTATGTCAAAAGGTACTGATGCACTATTTTTAAGTGCTGCAATATCGCTTGGTGTATTGGTTGTAACTTCTTTTGTAAGAACATTAAACCTTTTAAAAATACGAAAGAACTTTATTCCTCAAAGAAAATCAAAATAA